The Chloroflexota bacterium genomic interval GAAGTCCCAGGCGAAGGTGTGGGTATCGAGGGTGCCGACGTCTGTCACCGTGCCGGTGAAGTTCACGTTCAGGCCCCAGTACTGCGGGTTCGGCGCGGCTCAGCGATTGGCTCCAGGTCGGCTGACGCACCTGCCTGGGCCTGCGGGAACGCTCCTCGAGGGAGGTGATGCGCCTCGGGTCGAAGCGGCTCTTCCACCGGTAGAAGGTCTGCCGGCTGATGCCGAAATGCCGGCAGGTCAGGGCCGCGTTCCGACCATGCTCTTCATAGTAGTACAGCCATCTGAGCCGCACCTGTGCCGCCCGAGACAGCACCCCGATCGCCGCCAACCGCCGACTCCCCGGAACCAACCTGCTTTTGATCTGCATAGTGACACCAGTCTAGTGTCACGCATGTATCTGAACTCGATCAGAGATCGGCGTGCAACTTTCTATAACGCACGGGTGTTACCTTCTCTTTAGTGATGGGGTGCCTGAGAGGTGGATTGAGGCCCCAAACGGAGGCGCTATCGCATCTGCGGTATGATAGCGGCGCTTCCGGAGACTCCTTGTAGGGGTAGTGCTATGGAATATCGAAGGCTTGGCAAGACCGGCGCGAAGGTCTCCCTGTTGGGCCTGGGGTGCAACAACTTCGGCATGCGGTGCGACTATGACGAATCGGCCAAGATTATCCACCAGGCCTTGGATATCGGCATCAATCACATTGACACTGCCAACGGCTATGGCGGCGGCAGGTCGGAAGAGTTCATCGGGAAGGCGGTGAAGGGCAGGCGCGAGCAGGCGTTCATCGCGACCAAGTTCGGCCTGTTAGGCGGCCAGGGAGTGAACACCAAAGGCGGCTCCCGCCTGCATCTGATGCAGATGGCGCACGATAGCTTGAAGCGGTTAGGCACGGACTATATTGACCTCTATTACTTGCATACATATGACGCGGAGACGCCCATCGAAGAGACGCTGCGGGGGCTGGACGACCTGGTGCGGCAAGGCGAAGTGCGGTACATCGGCTGTTCCAACTTTGCGGCATGGCAGCTGGCGAATGCGCTGGAGACATCAAAGCATCACCATCTCCATGCCTTCGCCTGCGTTCAGAATCACTACAACCTCTTGAGACGGGAGGCTGAGCCGGACGTGGTGCCCTTCTGCAAGCGCTCCGGCACGGGTCTAATCCCCTTCTTCCCGCTGGCCTCCGGCATGCTGACGGGGAAGTACAAGCAGGGCCAGCCGCCTCCGCCGGGATCTCGGATGGAGACATCCAAGTGGGCCACCTACAACCTTTCCGATAGGAATTTCAAGATCGTGCAGGGGCTTGAAGGATTCGCGAAGGAGCGTGGGCGCACCATCGGCGAGCTGGCGATCGCATGGCTGGCAGCAAACCCGGCTGTCCCGAGCATCATCGCCGGGGCGACGAGGCCGGAGCAGGTCGTGGCAAATGCCAAGGGGCTCGAATGGAAGCTGACGGCGGAAGAGCTGAAGACGATTGACGCGCTGGCACCTCTCGCCTGAGGAAGACACCGTGACGTACGAGACCATCACCTATGACCGCCGGGACGGCATCGGTCTGCTGACCCTGAACAGGCCGGAGCGCCTGAACGCCCTCAATTCGGCGATGCGCCGCGAGGTGAAGGAGGTGCTCACCTCTGTGAACGACGATGCGGAGGTGCGCGTTCTGGTCATCACCGGGGCGGGCGAAGCCTTTTGCGCAGGGGCGGACCAGCGGGAGTCTACAAGCGGCGGCGCTATTCCTTTAGAGGAGATACGCCAGCGGAACATAGACCCGCGCGGCTCCACCTCGTGGCTCATGAAGAACATCGCCAAGCCCGTCATCACGGCGGTGAACGGCGTCGCCGTCGGCGGCGGCTTTGCCATCGCCGTGGGGGGCGATGTGGTCATCGCTTCGGAGCAGGCGCGATTCCGCGTGGGCCACGCGCCTCTGGGGATGGCGATGATGGACGGTCTTGGATGGCTGCTGCCGAGGCTCATCGGCACCCAGCGCGCCTTTGAGCTCTACGCGACGAATCGCATCATGGAAGGGGAAGAGGCGGCGCGGATCGGCTTGGCGCTGAAGGTGACGCCGCAGGCCCAGCTGATGCAGGAGGCGATGGCCATGGCGCGCGCCATGGCGGAGGGGCCGCCGCTGGGCCTGCGGCAGACCAAGCGGGCGATCACCCTCAGCCACGAGCAGACGCTGGACGATTACCTGATCTTTGAGCGGCTGGCTTACCAGAACTGCTACTTCTCCGAGGACTCCAAAGAGGCGAGGCAGGCCTTTTTGGAGCGAAGAAAGCCTAAGTTCCAAGGGAAGTAGCCGCGTGAGGCATCATTGCCTCGCTGGGGATGGGCGAAGCCTAGCGCGGCATACATCGCGAGCTTACGGTGAATGCGGTTACGCTCAAAGGGATTGTCTCCGCATCCCGCTTGGTATACCCTATGCGACTTAGTGGCGATTCTCGTGCCACTGGATGTCCAGTATCTCTGAACTGGCGAAGGAGGTCAGCTATGAATGGACGACGCTTCACGTTCGTAGGACTCTTCAAAATCGTCGCTCTAGCCGTCACCGTGGCCTTGGTGGTCACAGCATGCGGCGGCGACGATGAAGAGCCGACGGCTACGCCAACGACGGCTCCCAGGCCGACCCAGGCGCCCGCTGCTACGCCGACGTCCGCTCCCGCGCCGACGGCGACGCCGGTTCCGCCCACGGCCACGCCCCAGCCGGTCTTTGGTGTCTTCCGGGTTGATGCCACCAAGATCGCCGGCCTTGAATATCCGTCCAACAAGCCGAACTTCTCGCTGACGCCACGCCGGGGCGGCGTCTTTAAGCATGCCAACAGCCTTGTGTGGCCCCACTTTGACGTGACCGAGGTCGGCGCGTCGGCCACGGTCACGGCCACCGCGCCGGTCTATAGCAAGCTACTGGTTTGCAAGGGCACCCTGGAGATGACCGTCCCCAACGCCTTCTCGTGCGAGGTGGGCCCGCAGTTGGCCCAATCCTGGAGCATCTCCGCGGACGGAAAGACGTACACCTTCCGGTTGCGCCAGGGCGTGAAGTGGCACAACGCCGCGCCTGTAAACGGCAGGGAGTTCACTTCCGCCGACATCGTGTATACCTACACGCGCTTCGTCGCGGGCGGCGCGAATGCCTCCACCTTCGCCTTTGTTGACAAGATAGAGGCGCCGGATAAGTACACGGTCGTCCTCACGCTGAAGAGCCCGTACGCCGATTTCGTCGCAGAAGGCCCCGCCGGCTCATACGCCTATGTCGTCCCCAAGGAAGTGGGCGACCGCGATGGAAACTTCCGTAACGTCGCCATCGGGACCGGGCCCTTCGTAATGAAGGAGGCCCAGGGCAAAGAGAAGATCATCTACACGCGCAACCCGGACTACTTCATCCCCGGTGCGCCTTTCCTGGACGGCGCCGAGTTCATCAACATCGCCGATCGTCAGGCCATCCGCGCCGCTTACCGTTCCGGCGCTATTCATAAGACCGGCGGCACGGACATCCTCTCCGTGGCGGAGATGAACTCCCTGCGCCAGTCCAACCCGGAGACGATGTTTGAGGTGGCGGACAATAACCTAGGCCTCTACAACCTCTTCATGCGTCTAGACAAGGCCCCCTTCAACGACATCCGCTTCCGGCGCGCCCTCTCCCTTGCCATCAACCGGGAAGGGATCATCAAGAGCGTGCTGGAGGAGTCGGCCAGCATCATCGCGCCGATCCCCTGGGACGAGCTCTTCGCGGACAAGCCCGGCCTGGACAAGATGCCTTGGTACAAGTATGACGTGAACCAGGCCAAGCAACTCCTGAGCCAGGCCGGCCTCGCATCCGGCTTCTCTTTCAAGGCCAATCACTTCGCCTATACGGAGCTGGTGCGGTACCTGCCGGTGATCCTTGATAACTGGAACACCATCGGCGTGAAGGTGGAGCTGATCAACCAGGACAGCACGGCCTTCAATGCCACCTACCGAGGCAAGACCTACGAGCAAGCGGCATTGGGCTTTGTTCTCTCCGCCAATTCCATAGACGGCTTCACCTACGTCAACATGCACAGCAAGGGGAGCGGCAACTTCGGCTTCATCAACGACCCCGAGCTGGATAAGCTACTGGAGGCTCAGCGCGTTGAGGTGGACCCGGCCAAGCGCAAGCAGATCCTCACGCAGGTCTGGCAGCGGGAGGTGGACAACGTCTACCGCATCCCGTTCCCTAGGGTGAAGCGCATCAACTACTTCAGCCCTAAGCTGCACAATTACGCCTTCAGCCTGCCGATGAACAACGCCCAGATGGTGGCGAACAACATCGAGTACTTCTGGCTCGAGTAAGGGTGATCGCCCGCTAGGACGGACAGCATCCCCGCGCCTGGCTCCAGGCGCGGGGATTTTTCTCTACCGAGGCGGGCCGAAGCCTGACCTTGCAGGAGGAGCGAACGAAGGATGGGTCAATTCCTCGTCCGGCGGCTCTTGCTGGCGATCCCCGCGCTGGTGCTGCTCTCCATCGCGATCTTCGCCCTGGTGCGGGTCATCCCCGGCGATGCGGTGGTGGCGCGCGTGGCCGAAGGCGGCGGCGTGGTCACGAAGGCCGACGAGCAGCGCATCCGCGAAGAGCTGGGGCTGGATGAACCCTTCGTCACCCAGTATTTCACGTGGATCCGCGGCGTTTTCACCGGCGATATGGGGACCTCGTTCTGGACGGGCAAGCCCGTGGCCGGCGAGATCGCGCGCACCTTCCCCGTCTCCCTTGAGCTGACCATCTTCGCCATGGTCATCGCCCTGGCCGTCGCGGTGCCCATCGGCATCCTTTCGGCTATCAGGCAGGACACGCCGCTCGATTACCTGGGACGCTTTGTGAGCATCATGGGCTTGGCGGTTCCTCAGTTTTGGATAGCCACCATGACTCTCGTCTTTCTCTCTATCTGGTTCCATTGGTCGCCGCCCTTCGATTACGTGCCCTTCAATAGGGACCCTCGCCACAATCTCCTTCAATTCCTCATCCCGTCCATCATCCTGGGCTTCAGCCTTTCCGCCTCCACGATGCGTATGACGCGCTCGGCGATGCTGGAGGTTCTGCGGGAGGACTATATCCGCACGGCCTGGGCCAAGGGCCTGCAGGAGCGCGTGGTCATCACCCGCCATGCGCTCAAGAACGCCTTTATCCCAGTGGTGACGGTGGTAGGCTCGCAGATCGGCCACCTGCTGGGCGGCGCGGTGGTGGTGGAGCTGATCTTCGGCCTGCCGGGGATGGGACGCCTGACGCTCGATTCGATCATCCACCGCGACTACACGCAGGTCCAGGTGAACGTTGTGCTCATTGGCGCGGTGATGATCTTCATGAACCTGCTGGTGGACATCTCGTATGCGTGGCTGGACCCGCGCATCCGCCTGGGGAAATCGTAGATGAGCGCCCAGCCGATAGCCGCGGCCGGCTTTGGGCCCAAGCTCCGGCGATGGAGCTATGCCGGCACCATCGGCTTCGCGAAACGCAAGCCCATCGGCGCGGTGGCCGCCGTCCTGCTGATCGCGCTCATCCTGGCGACGGCCCTGGCCCCATGGGTGAGCCCCTTTCCGCCGCTCAAGACGCTCGTGGGCCCGTCCTTCGATGGACCTTCATGGAGCCACCTCTTCGGCACGGACGGCACGGGCCGCGACGTGCTGAGCCGGGTCCTGCACGGCGGGCGCGTCTCCCTCACCATCGGCATCCTTTCGGTGCTCTTGGGCACAACGCTTGGAGCGCTGGTGGGCCTGGTGAGCGGCTACTTCGGCGGCATGGTGGACTCGGTGCTGCAGCGCCTCATTGATACGCTGATGGCCTTTCCATCCATGATCCTCGCCCTCGCCATCGTCTCGATCCTCGGCCCCAGCAACCGCAACCTTGTCATCACCATCGCCGTGGTCATCCTGCCGCTGGCCTCTCGCGTCGTCCGCGGCTCGGTCCTCTCCGCCAAGCAGAACATCTATGTGGATGCCGCCCGCGCCATCGGCTCCTCGGACAAGCGCATCATGTTCGTACACATCTTGCCGAACGTCTTTGCGCCCATCCTTGTGGTGATGTCCATCCAGATTGGGCAGGCGATATTGCTGGAGGCCTCCCTGAGCTTCCTTGGCCTAGGCACGCCGCCGCCGCACCCATCCTGGGGCGGCATGCTGAGCCAAGAGGGGCGCAACAATATCGAAACGGCCTACTGGGTGGGGCTCTTCCCCGGCGTCTTTTTGAGCATCGCCGTCCTCGGCTTCAACCTGCTGGGCGATGCCCTACGCGATATCCTTGACCCCAAGCTCCGCGGGCGGGGGCGCTAGCGCAGGATCCGGGCAGGGTTGCATAAGGAGCCCGGTGTCATGCCTGTCACACGTGTCATGTGTTTTTTCCCACTCTAGTTAATCGCGCAGGGACAGATAGAGAGTGTAGCAATACGGAAAAACCTGTGACATCCGTGACACGTGTGGACAGAGGCCAGCGTCCCTCTACCCCTTACCCCCTGCTATAGCTCGCCGGAAAGACTGCTCGGGGCTGTAACGCTCCGCCGCTTCTATCTGGGCAATCCCAGGCCGCGCTGGGCGATGACGTTGCGCTGGACTTCGCTGCTGCCGCCGGTGATGGAGGCGCTCACCGATTGGAGGTAGTAGCGCTCTGCCCGCCCGCGCATCGGCGCGTGGGGCGCCTCCGGCT includes:
- a CDS encoding helix-turn-helix domain-containing protein, which produces MQIKSRLVPGSRRLAAIGVLSRAAQVRLRWLYYYEEHGRNAALTCRHFGISRQTFYRWKSRFDPRRITSLEERSRRPRQVRQPTWSQSLSRAEPAVLGPERELHRHGDRRRHPRYPHLRLGL
- a CDS encoding enoyl-CoA hydratase/isomerase family protein, which encodes MTRWHLSPEEDTVTYETITYDRRDGIGLLTLNRPERLNALNSAMRREVKEVLTSVNDDAEVRVLVITGAGEAFCAGADQRESTSGGAIPLEEIRQRNIDPRGSTSWLMKNIAKPVITAVNGVAVGGGFAIAVGGDVVIASEQARFRVGHAPLGMAMMDGLGWLLPRLIGTQRAFELYATNRIMEGEEAARIGLALKVTPQAQLMQEAMAMARAMAEGPPLGLRQTKRAITLSHEQTLDDYLIFERLAYQNCYFSEDSKEARQAFLERRKPKFQGK
- a CDS encoding ABC transporter permease translates to MSAQPIAAAGFGPKLRRWSYAGTIGFAKRKPIGAVAAVLLIALILATALAPWVSPFPPLKTLVGPSFDGPSWSHLFGTDGTGRDVLSRVLHGGRVSLTIGILSVLLGTTLGALVGLVSGYFGGMVDSVLQRLIDTLMAFPSMILALAIVSILGPSNRNLVITIAVVILPLASRVVRGSVLSAKQNIYVDAARAIGSSDKRIMFVHILPNVFAPILVVMSIQIGQAILLEASLSFLGLGTPPPHPSWGGMLSQEGRNNIETAYWVGLFPGVFLSIAVLGFNLLGDALRDILDPKLRGRGR
- a CDS encoding ABC transporter substrate-binding protein: MNGRRFTFVGLFKIVALAVTVALVVTACGGDDEEPTATPTTAPRPTQAPAATPTSAPAPTATPVPPTATPQPVFGVFRVDATKIAGLEYPSNKPNFSLTPRRGGVFKHANSLVWPHFDVTEVGASATVTATAPVYSKLLVCKGTLEMTVPNAFSCEVGPQLAQSWSISADGKTYTFRLRQGVKWHNAAPVNGREFTSADIVYTYTRFVAGGANASTFAFVDKIEAPDKYTVVLTLKSPYADFVAEGPAGSYAYVVPKEVGDRDGNFRNVAIGTGPFVMKEAQGKEKIIYTRNPDYFIPGAPFLDGAEFINIADRQAIRAAYRSGAIHKTGGTDILSVAEMNSLRQSNPETMFEVADNNLGLYNLFMRLDKAPFNDIRFRRALSLAINREGIIKSVLEESASIIAPIPWDELFADKPGLDKMPWYKYDVNQAKQLLSQAGLASGFSFKANHFAYTELVRYLPVILDNWNTIGVKVELINQDSTAFNATYRGKTYEQAALGFVLSANSIDGFTYVNMHSKGSGNFGFINDPELDKLLEAQRVEVDPAKRKQILTQVWQREVDNVYRIPFPRVKRINYFSPKLHNYAFSLPMNNAQMVANNIEYFWLE
- a CDS encoding ABC transporter permease yields the protein MGQFLVRRLLLAIPALVLLSIAIFALVRVIPGDAVVARVAEGGGVVTKADEQRIREELGLDEPFVTQYFTWIRGVFTGDMGTSFWTGKPVAGEIARTFPVSLELTIFAMVIALAVAVPIGILSAIRQDTPLDYLGRFVSIMGLAVPQFWIATMTLVFLSIWFHWSPPFDYVPFNRDPRHNLLQFLIPSIILGFSLSASTMRMTRSAMLEVLREDYIRTAWAKGLQERVVITRHALKNAFIPVVTVVGSQIGHLLGGAVVVELIFGLPGMGRLTLDSIIHRDYTQVQVNVVLIGAVMIFMNLLVDISYAWLDPRIRLGKS
- a CDS encoding aldo/keto reductase; this translates as MEYRRLGKTGAKVSLLGLGCNNFGMRCDYDESAKIIHQALDIGINHIDTANGYGGGRSEEFIGKAVKGRREQAFIATKFGLLGGQGVNTKGGSRLHLMQMAHDSLKRLGTDYIDLYYLHTYDAETPIEETLRGLDDLVRQGEVRYIGCSNFAAWQLANALETSKHHHLHAFACVQNHYNLLRREAEPDVVPFCKRSGTGLIPFFPLASGMLTGKYKQGQPPPPGSRMETSKWATYNLSDRNFKIVQGLEGFAKERGRTIGELAIAWLAANPAVPSIIAGATRPEQVVANAKGLEWKLTAEELKTIDALAPLA